In Novosphingobium sp. G106, the sequence GTCGTCGTGCCCTTGGTTGCCGCGCTTCGAACCTCGATGCGCAGGCGCCAGCGGCCAGGCGGGAGCGGCTGCACCGACAGCCAGCGGCCTCCGCCGCCTGGAAGAAAGCGCAGGGCCACGTCGGGAGCGCGCCCGAGAGGGTGGCGCGCTACGGCGAAGACAGCCGCCGGCGCGGCCGCCATGCCCGACAGGGCCAGTTCGACGCGGTCGTCGCTGCGCCGCGAAATAGCGGCTTTCCAGCCCAGGGCACG encodes:
- a CDS encoding FixH family protein, which produces MNDPAPRPFTGRHMAMIMVSFFSVVIAVNVFMAREAISTFSGVVVENSYVASQHFNRWLDEARAERALGWKAAISRRSDDRVELALSGMAAAPAAVFAVARHPLGRAPDVALRFLPGGGGRWLSVQPLPPGRWRLRIEVRSAATKGTTTWRSEGDVR